One part of the Nostoc sp. PCC 7120 = FACHB-418 genome encodes these proteins:
- a CDS encoding macro domain-containing protein encodes MFKQPGFKVIAFNEYFDTQVDDKIISQQSLNGIFIAKHLDIPVSELDKYIENYSFDDDETLDENTARRFGKKKRYSIGTVCVYNEYLLTAFSKFDEQNRAWLTMPDYLGFLIRFWDKVNRVYAQKSVSVPIFGSGITRIKEHKNISDEDLLKIMLWTFRISEMRFKYPAKLHIIIHESKIDRINLLDIKSAKNGL; translated from the coding sequence ATTTTTAAGCAGCCTGGATTCAAAGTCATTGCATTTAATGAGTATTTTGATACTCAGGTCGATGACAAGATAATTTCTCAACAGTCGCTCAATGGAATTTTCATTGCCAAGCATCTTGACATTCCTGTATCCGAATTAGACAAATACATAGAGAACTATTCGTTCGATGATGATGAAACTTTAGATGAAAATACAGCTAGAAGATTTGGTAAGAAGAAACGATATAGTATTGGCACTGTCTGTGTTTACAACGAATATCTTTTGACTGCATTCTCAAAGTTTGATGAGCAAAATAGAGCTTGGTTGACAATGCCAGATTATCTCGGTTTTTTAATTAGATTTTGGGATAAGGTTAATAGGGTGTACGCACAAAAGAGCGTCTCAGTTCCTATATTTGGTTCAGGAATAACACGCATCAAAGAACACAAAAACATCAGTGATGAAGACTTGTTGAAGATAATGCTTTGGACGTTTAGAATTAGTGAGATGCGGTTTAAATATCCAGCAAAATTGCACATTATTATACATGAAAGCAAGATAGACAGAATTAACCTGTTGGATATTAAATCGGCTAAGAATGGTTTGTAA
- a CDS encoding TIR domain-containing protein: MSYKNGNYCAFYVAEPFNESALGAYATKDFVYYNLLRTWKGSDSSFPFNDSHSKTYSVRDGSDWELTLKPRLRERLRNSKNVILFLSERTVNSRALKEEIDYGINSLGLPVIVIYPDYDTKESLLHNGSLKDEIKNLWNKLPILRESMNKVPTLHVPMNKYLITESLKNNDFMTNTKTTPDVYLYR, translated from the coding sequence ATGTCATACAAAAACGGAAATTACTGTGCTTTCTACGTTGCTGAACCATTTAATGAAAGTGCTTTAGGCGCATACGCAACCAAGGACTTTGTTTACTACAATTTGCTGAGAACTTGGAAAGGAAGTGACTCATCCTTTCCCTTCAACGACTCTCATAGTAAAACTTACAGCGTTCGAGATGGCAGTGACTGGGAGTTAACCTTGAAGCCAAGGCTCCGAGAACGTCTTAGAAACTCAAAGAACGTGATCCTATTCCTCAGCGAAAGGACAGTAAATTCTCGCGCCCTAAAAGAGGAAATAGATTACGGAATAAATTCACTTGGACTTCCGGTAATTGTGATCTACCCCGACTACGATACCAAGGAAAGCCTCTTGCATAACGGCTCTTTAAAAGACGAGATTAAGAATTTATGGAATAAGCTACCGATACTAAGGGAATCAATGAATAAAGTTCCAACTTTACATGTCCCGATGAATAAATATCTTATTACTGAGTCGCTGAAAAATAATGACTTCATGACAAACACGAAAACAACACCAGATGTGTATCTTTATCGATAA
- a CDS encoding TlpA family protein disulfide reductase, which produces MHKRANFLLKICLSSLVFTASILATTTASISATEAKSSITKVAQVNPSTATSNSVGGPLAKELQGKPVVVDVFATWCAGCKNIAPTLSQLKQQYSGKVNFVVLDVTDRAKLKQTEAMAQRLGLGKFLAANKSKTSTVAIVDPATGDILALYQNNSNKADYTKILETALAKK; this is translated from the coding sequence ATGCACAAACGCGCAAACTTCTTGCTCAAAATTTGTTTGAGCAGCCTGGTTTTTACTGCATCAATATTAGCAACAACCACAGCCAGTATTTCTGCAACCGAAGCTAAATCATCAATTACAAAAGTTGCTCAGGTAAATCCATCTACTGCTACTAGCAACTCTGTAGGCGGGCCGTTAGCTAAAGAACTTCAAGGAAAACCAGTTGTAGTAGACGTGTTTGCTACTTGGTGTGCTGGCTGTAAGAATATTGCTCCTACTTTGTCACAGTTGAAACAGCAATATTCTGGTAAGGTGAATTTCGTGGTTTTGGATGTCACTGATAGAGCCAAACTCAAACAGACAGAAGCAATGGCGCAAAGATTAGGTTTGGGTAAATTCCTAGCAGCTAATAAAAGTAAAACCAGCACAGTTGCGATCGTTGATCCTGCTACTGGTGACATTTTAGCCCTGTACCAAAACAATTCTAATAAAGCTGACTACACCAAAATCCTCGAAACCGCTTTGGCGAAAAAGTAG
- a CDS encoding TlpA family protein disulfide reductase codes for MYKNKFFLSLLCLSGLLLTVSCSPPKSDNIAQNQAPSTAKVAQTDPGAGKDAAKLTSVGNPLAQELQGKPVLVDVFATWCAGCKNIAPTLSQLKQEYSGKVNFVVLDVTDKAKLQETQAQAEKLGLGKFLEANKSQTSTVAIVDPATGNILTIFKNNPNKDDYTKILDTALAKS; via the coding sequence ATGTACAAAAACAAATTTTTTCTGAGCCTACTGTGTTTGAGTGGCCTGCTTCTGACTGTATCATGCAGCCCACCAAAATCAGATAATATTGCTCAAAATCAAGCTCCATCAACTGCAAAGGTTGCTCAAACAGATCCTGGTGCTGGTAAAGATGCTGCTAAATTAACCTCTGTAGGAAACCCTCTAGCTCAAGAACTTCAAGGTAAACCTGTATTGGTAGATGTGTTTGCTACTTGGTGCGCTGGCTGCAAGAATATTGCTCCTACTCTGTCCCAATTAAAACAAGAATATTCTGGTAAGGTGAATTTTGTGGTTTTGGATGTAACAGATAAAGCCAAACTCCAAGAGACACAAGCGCAAGCCGAAAAATTGGGCTTGGGGAAATTCCTAGAAGCTAATAAAAGTCAAACAAGTACTGTGGCGATCGTTGATCCGGCTACTGGCAATATTTTAACAATCTTCAAAAATAATCCTAACAAGGATGACTACACCAAAATACTCGATACTGCTCTAGCAAAAAGTTAG
- a CDS encoding cytochrome c biogenesis CcdA family protein codes for MKPISQLSTEQPPSRHSKISKKWLVYGGLGLLSLVIVLTLGPVISHPIERVISIVENRYQQWFNQQDTANPLVLLPLAFVGGLLASVSPCILALLPVNLSYIGTLKIKSRWDAFSKAGLFVLGAVTILSLFGLVSSFAGAVMVEYRGYINIVVGLIMAVMGLWLMGVVKIPLPQMNVNLPQAGPYGVGLTFALVSSPCASPVLFAVLAAAAATGSQVLGTLTMVSYALGYTLLIFLASLFTGMAKQSNKLLKHSEGIIRFGSVALILTGAYYLFTGTQWFVGG; via the coding sequence ATGAAACCAATATCTCAGTTGTCAACTGAGCAACCCCCCTCCCGCCATTCTAAAATCTCCAAGAAATGGCTAGTTTACGGTGGATTGGGATTGCTCTCCCTCGTTATAGTTTTGACTTTGGGGCCTGTAATCAGTCATCCCATTGAACGGGTAATTTCCATTGTGGAAAACCGTTATCAGCAGTGGTTTAATCAACAGGACACAGCAAATCCTTTGGTGTTGTTACCTTTGGCGTTTGTTGGTGGGTTACTTGCTAGTGTATCTCCCTGTATTTTGGCACTTTTACCAGTCAACCTGAGTTACATCGGCACACTAAAAATTAAATCCCGTTGGGATGCTTTTAGTAAGGCTGGCTTGTTTGTCTTGGGAGCAGTAACAATTTTAAGTCTGTTTGGTTTAGTCTCATCCTTTGCTGGCGCAGTGATGGTGGAGTATCGAGGCTATATCAATATAGTTGTCGGATTAATTATGGCTGTAATGGGTTTGTGGTTGATGGGGGTGGTAAAAATACCCCTACCGCAGATGAATGTGAATCTCCCCCAGGCTGGCCCTTATGGAGTGGGTTTGACTTTTGCTCTGGTGAGTTCCCCCTGTGCTAGTCCGGTGCTGTTTGCGGTGCTGGCGGCTGCTGCGGCTACAGGTTCGCAAGTTTTGGGGACGCTGACGATGGTTAGCTATGCTCTGGGTTATACTCTCCTGATTTTCCTGGCGAGTTTGTTTACGGGAATGGCGAAACAAAGTAACAAGTTGTTGAAACATTCCGAGGGAATTATTCGCTTTGGTAGTGTGGCACTGATTCTAACTGGGGCATATTACCTATTTACTGGTACTCAATGGTTTGTGGGAGGTTAA
- the trxB gene encoding thioredoxin-disulfide reductase: MVEDLVIIGSGPAGYTAAIYAGRAQLKPVVFEGFSAGGIPGGQLMTTTEVENYPGFAEGVQGPKLMQQMRQQALRWGARLITDDVIAVDFTQYPFLIASADLLEVKARAVIICTGATAKRLHLPGEEKFWNNGISACAICDGANPLFANADIAVVGGGDSAVEEALYLTKYASKVHLLVRSDRLRASKTMQERIFNHSQFHIHWHSLPISVDGDEVLRSVQIRDTQTGGVADLTVSGLFYAIGHTPNTQLFQDQLELDEAGYIKTQGKSTATNIPGIWAAGDVQDHVYRQAITAAGTGCMAALEAERWLSERQLSPADGTPTLVSFAA, encoded by the coding sequence ATGGTCGAGGATCTGGTGATTATTGGTTCTGGCCCGGCTGGTTATACCGCCGCCATCTATGCAGGACGCGCTCAACTCAAACCTGTGGTATTTGAAGGGTTCAGTGCTGGGGGAATCCCCGGCGGCCAATTGATGACCACCACTGAGGTAGAGAATTATCCTGGTTTTGCTGAAGGAGTTCAAGGGCCAAAGTTAATGCAGCAAATGCGCCAACAAGCATTACGCTGGGGTGCTAGGTTGATTACTGATGATGTAATTGCTGTGGATTTTACCCAATACCCATTCCTGATAGCTTCTGCGGATTTATTAGAAGTGAAAGCGCGGGCTGTGATTATTTGCACGGGAGCAACTGCTAAAAGATTACATTTGCCGGGTGAGGAGAAGTTTTGGAATAACGGCATTTCTGCCTGTGCAATCTGCGATGGGGCAAATCCTTTGTTTGCGAATGCAGACATTGCTGTGGTTGGTGGCGGAGATTCGGCTGTGGAAGAAGCACTTTATCTAACTAAATATGCCAGTAAGGTTCATTTATTGGTAAGGAGCGATCGCCTGCGGGCTTCTAAGACGATGCAGGAGCGTATATTTAATCACAGCCAATTTCATATTCACTGGCATAGCTTACCCATCAGTGTAGATGGAGATGAGGTACTACGTAGTGTCCAAATTCGAGATACACAAACAGGTGGAGTTGCCGATTTAACCGTGAGTGGATTATTCTACGCCATTGGTCACACTCCCAATACGCAACTGTTTCAGGATCAATTAGAACTGGATGAAGCCGGCTACATCAAAACTCAGGGTAAGAGTACAGCTACTAATATTCCGGGCATTTGGGCGGCTGGAGATGTTCAAGATCACGTTTATCGTCAAGCAATTACCGCAGCTGGTACGGGTTGCATGGCAGCGCTGGAGGCTGAGAGGTGGTTGTCAGAAAGGCAATTGTCTCCGGCGGACGGAACACCAACCCTTGTTTCTTTCGCTGCGTAA
- a CDS encoding thioredoxin family protein, whose translation MQKTFTIDQTFFTGKEAFDWLMQESDQLIIVKFVAPYCPSCETLKPVLHQIAEENTGKLHLVELDMSEEPELAINFGVRSAPTVVLLKHQQTLAQIAGLKPKKQYTEMIQSAL comes from the coding sequence ATGCAGAAAACTTTTACTATTGATCAAACTTTCTTCACAGGAAAAGAAGCTTTTGACTGGTTGATGCAGGAATCCGATCAGCTAATCATTGTCAAATTTGTAGCTCCCTACTGTCCTTCCTGCGAAACGCTTAAACCTGTCCTACATCAAATAGCTGAGGAAAACACAGGTAAATTGCATTTGGTTGAACTTGACATGAGCGAAGAACCTGAATTAGCGATTAACTTTGGTGTCAGAAGCGCACCAACAGTAGTATTACTTAAACACCAGCAAACATTGGCACAAATTGCAGGCTTGAAACCTAAGAAACAGTACACCGAAATGATTCAATCTGCGCTCTAA
- a CDS encoding VTT domain-containing protein, with the protein MSGGVLFGVVWGSIYVAIAANLGATWAFLIGLYLYRDVICRMIQGNVKFKAIDKAVAQEGFKIVLLSCPSSC; encoded by the coding sequence ATGAGTGGAGGTGTGCTGTTCGGCGTAGTTTGGGGGTCAATCTATGTAGCGATCGCCGCAAATTTGGGAGCAACTTGGGCTTTTCTCATTGGACTTTACTTGTATCGGGATGTAATTTGCAGGATGATTCAGGGTAATGTTAAGTTCAAAGCGATTGATAAAGCAGTAGCACAGGAAGGATTCAAAATTGTCCTCCTGTCTTGCCCTTCAAGCTGTTAA
- a CDS encoding TVP38/TMEM64 family protein, with translation MPTRNWQKLIRLVFLMLLAFGVTLILATEPAFGQESAQNAPGFNPQAWLKNALQWIDGLGAVGALAFILLYIIATVAFLPGSILTLGAGVVFGVVWGSLYVFIGATIGATAAFLVGRYLARGWVAKKIVGNQKFRAIDEAVGREGLKIVLLTRLSPIFPFNLLNYAYGVTGVSLKDYVLASIGMIPGTIMYVYIGSLAGSIATIGTESQPGNPGVQWAIRIIGFIATVAVTIYVTKVARKALEDEVLESTNDDENKQINLN, from the coding sequence ATGCCAACCAGGAACTGGCAAAAGTTGATTAGGCTTGTTTTCCTGATGCTGCTGGCATTTGGTGTTACCTTAATATTGGCTACAGAACCAGCTTTTGGACAAGAATCGGCTCAAAACGCTCCAGGGTTTAATCCCCAAGCATGGTTAAAAAATGCTTTGCAGTGGATTGATGGTCTTGGTGCTGTGGGAGCATTAGCATTTATCCTCCTTTATATCATTGCCACTGTTGCCTTTTTACCAGGATCAATCCTTACTCTCGGTGCAGGTGTGGTCTTTGGCGTGGTTTGGGGTTCGCTTTATGTCTTCATTGGTGCAACTATAGGTGCTACCGCCGCTTTCTTGGTCGGACGTTATTTGGCTAGGGGATGGGTTGCTAAGAAGATTGTCGGGAATCAGAAATTTCGGGCGATTGATGAAGCGGTAGGTAGAGAAGGGCTGAAAATTGTACTATTAACGCGACTTTCTCCTATATTCCCTTTCAATTTGTTGAACTATGCCTATGGCGTAACAGGAGTTTCCCTCAAAGATTATGTTCTTGCTTCCATTGGCATGATTCCCGGTACAATTATGTATGTTTATATCGGTTCTTTAGCTGGTAGTATTGCCACTATTGGTACTGAATCTCAACCTGGGAATCCTGGCGTACAGTGGGCAATTCGGATTATCGGCTTTATCGCTACGGTTGCTGTGACAATTTATGTGACTAAAGTTGCTCGCAAGGCTTTAGAAGATGAAGTTTTAGAGTCCACAAACGATGATGAAAATAAACAAATCAACCTGAATTAG
- a CDS encoding helix-turn-helix transcriptional regulator, with product MTFVLQESADCHHLWSTNLVNNCTSFQPKTYEFPINDPKGMSHGYRRWYHLRPGISLLVDDYTLHDDLVIKTSSTQPMKYLELSFSLLGNNYNERVCSGQNFLSCYTDSGQEYLIEWKNQNRILKFDIHIEWSIFKNLITNQIDLLPSPLKDVIKIEDDELDYLHIDMTTPKMQGIIREVLHCPYQGLTKQLYLEGKILELLALRLENFTEKSQQRAAKQLKPYQVDSIYQARDILISNINQPPSLLSLARQVGLNDCILKKGFQEIFGTTAFGYLHKYRMERAKELLREYQMNVNQVAQAVGYESRSSFVRAFSKQFGVSPSAYIPRSSV from the coding sequence ATGACCTTTGTTTTACAAGAATCAGCAGATTGTCATCATTTATGGTCTACAAATCTGGTGAACAATTGCACCTCTTTTCAACCAAAAACTTACGAATTTCCGATAAATGACCCCAAGGGAATGAGTCATGGCTATAGACGTTGGTATCATCTGCGTCCGGGAATTTCTCTTTTGGTAGATGACTATACTCTGCATGATGACTTGGTGATCAAGACATCTTCTACTCAACCAATGAAATATTTAGAACTGAGTTTTAGTCTTTTAGGTAATAATTATAATGAAAGAGTGTGTTCTGGGCAAAATTTTTTATCTTGCTATACAGATTCGGGTCAGGAATATTTGATTGAATGGAAAAATCAAAATAGAATTTTAAAATTTGATATTCATATTGAATGGTCTATATTTAAAAACCTCATTACCAATCAAATTGATTTATTACCTTCACCATTAAAAGATGTCATAAAAATAGAAGATGATGAGTTAGATTATCTACATATAGATATGACAACACCAAAAATGCAGGGTATTATACGTGAAGTTTTACACTGCCCCTATCAAGGTTTAACTAAGCAATTATATTTAGAAGGGAAAATATTAGAATTACTAGCGTTGCGGTTAGAAAATTTCACGGAAAAATCCCAGCAACGAGCAGCTAAACAACTTAAACCCTATCAAGTAGATAGTATTTATCAAGCTAGAGATATTTTAATTAGTAACATTAATCAACCACCCTCTTTATTATCTTTAGCTCGTCAAGTCGGCTTGAACGACTGTATTTTAAAAAAAGGATTTCAAGAGATATTTGGAACTACAGCTTTTGGCTATTTGCACAAATACCGTATGGAAAGAGCAAAAGAACTATTGCGGGAATATCAAATGAATGTTAACCAAGTTGCTCAAGCTGTAGGTTACGAATCACGTAGTTCATTTGTTAGGGCTTTTTCTAAACAGTTTGGTGTTAGCCCTAGTGCTTACATTCCCAGAAGTTCCGTCTGA
- a CDS encoding TonB-dependent receptor domain-containing protein: MRTGNELLSCLCLGAVLSILIAHQSARAEDQQKVTHSSIVQSNKLAQTPATGVITGVELNLTNQELEIILQTKNADKLETVNRSEGNSFIADIPNAQLNLPSGREFRQENPGSGISLVTVTNIDANTIRVTVTGETSLPKVELFDNDESLIFAVFLPDSTRTNISPTPTPPTSETPSEQPTADSDDPIELVVTATRREEDIQNVPRSVTVITREQLEQQTTVNRDLTSILGNTVPGLGASAESQQSFAQTLRGRPPLILVDGVPISSNIDNDTSVANLRRIDVGAIERIEVVRGPSAVYGDGAAGGVINIITRRPDQDRVVSNAEIGIRSVGNFKSGSFGNFVNYGISGQQGGVDFIASFTRDSFGTPFDAEGDRIPLFGDAEANSASINVLGKLGFQLGSEQRLQITANYFNDDQSNDVDYDLTVGQIPGIQKARALDQPVEFINSTNPFNRGTVIQLDYTHNNILNSQLQAQAYYRQTKTAATLFDNRIFDPDSILDIGRSVVTSERFGGRLQLDTPLSSNLNLLWGADYSSEDSKGDYDLFDVDEFDNSGRRIARKIGSSIRIAPFTIQNLGLFSQVKWEASENVSLSGGVRYENINVSVIDNWVDGQTALSYRGGEKTLDDVVFNAGVVYKATPTISLFANFAQGFSLPNISRIVQRPQPGFNFAEDVELSAPQKVDSYELGIRGQWRNFQASLAGFYSYSSLGTTVQFEDFGSDFRILRAPQRNYGIELAVDWQPSDKWKLGSTLTWSEGEREDSETGEFVAITGYEISPLKLTAYLENETLPGWNNRLQALYIGNRDRAFDAGIDPIGIDSYLVMDLISSLKLGNGTLSLGVRNLLNNQYLNVVSQINGGYDDSYAVASRGRTFTLNYRWSW, translated from the coding sequence ATGAGGACTGGCAACGAATTATTAAGTTGTTTATGTTTAGGTGCTGTATTATCCATCTTAATAGCACATCAATCGGCAAGGGCAGAGGATCAGCAAAAAGTCACCCACAGTAGTATAGTTCAGTCGAATAAGTTAGCACAAACACCAGCAACGGGAGTTATCACTGGAGTCGAACTCAATTTAACAAATCAAGAACTAGAAATAATTTTACAAACAAAAAATGCAGATAAGTTAGAAACTGTGAATCGGAGTGAAGGGAATAGTTTTATTGCTGATATTCCTAATGCTCAGTTAAATTTGCCATCTGGTAGGGAATTTCGGCAAGAAAATCCCGGTAGTGGTATTAGTTTGGTGACAGTCACCAATATTGATGCAAATACTATCCGGGTGACGGTAACGGGTGAGACGAGTTTACCCAAGGTGGAATTATTTGATAATGATGAGAGTCTAATTTTTGCTGTGTTTCTCCCAGACTCTACGCGAACAAACATCTCTCCTACTCCCACACCCCCAACGAGTGAAACCCCATCGGAACAGCCAACAGCAGATAGTGATGACCCGATCGAGTTGGTGGTGACAGCGACAAGAAGGGAGGAGGATATACAAAATGTACCGCGATCGGTGACGGTGATTACCCGTGAGCAACTCGAACAGCAAACTACTGTTAATCGTGATTTAACCTCGATACTTGGTAATACAGTTCCTGGTTTGGGTGCTAGTGCGGAATCACAACAAAGTTTTGCTCAGACTTTGCGGGGAAGACCACCTTTGATCTTAGTGGATGGAGTACCCATTAGTTCCAATATCGATAATGATACATCGGTTGCTAACTTACGTCGGATTGATGTTGGGGCGATTGAACGGATCGAAGTGGTGAGAGGGCCGAGTGCTGTTTATGGTGATGGTGCTGCGGGTGGGGTGATTAATATTATTACCCGAAGACCTGACCAAGACAGAGTAGTTTCCAACGCAGAGATTGGTATACGTTCCGTTGGTAACTTCAAATCTGGTAGTTTTGGTAACTTTGTTAATTACGGTATTTCTGGTCAGCAAGGAGGGGTAGATTTTATCGCATCCTTTACCCGCGATAGCTTTGGAACACCCTTTGATGCAGAAGGCGATCGCATTCCATTATTTGGTGACGCAGAAGCAAATAGTGCTTCAATTAACGTTTTAGGAAAATTGGGTTTTCAATTGGGTTCGGAACAGAGATTGCAAATTACAGCCAATTACTTTAATGATGATCAAAGTAATGATGTAGATTATGATTTAACTGTAGGACAAATACCAGGAATACAAAAAGCACGAGCTTTAGATCAACCAGTTGAATTTATCAATTCTACAAATCCTTTTAACCGAGGAACAGTAATTCAACTTGATTACACCCACAATAATATCCTGAATAGTCAACTACAAGCCCAGGCTTATTATCGTCAAACTAAAACAGCCGCAACCCTGTTTGATAACCGCATATTTGATCCAGATAGCATTTTAGATATTGGTCGTTCGGTAGTTACCTCAGAAAGATTTGGGGGACGTTTGCAGTTGGATACACCTTTATCCAGTAACTTGAACTTACTGTGGGGTGCAGATTATTCAAGTGAAGATAGCAAAGGAGATTACGATTTATTCGATGTTGACGAATTTGACAATAGTGGTAGAAGAATAGCACGAAAAATCGGTTCATCAATTCGTATCGCTCCTTTTACTATTCAAAACTTGGGTTTATTTTCGCAAGTAAAATGGGAAGCCAGTGAAAATGTATCCCTGAGTGGTGGAGTACGCTATGAAAATATCAATGTGTCTGTGATTGATAATTGGGTGGATGGACAAACTGCATTATCTTATCGAGGTGGGGAGAAAACTTTAGATGATGTGGTATTTAATGCTGGAGTAGTTTACAAAGCTACACCAACAATTAGTCTATTTGCTAATTTTGCTCAAGGCTTTTCACTTCCTAATATTTCCCGGATAGTACAGCGTCCCCAACCAGGTTTCAATTTTGCGGAAGATGTGGAACTATCCGCACCACAAAAAGTTGATAGCTACGAATTAGGAATTCGCGGACAGTGGAGAAATTTTCAAGCTTCTCTAGCTGGATTTTATAGTTATTCCAGTTTAGGAACTACAGTACAATTTGAAGATTTTGGTAGCGATTTTAGAATTTTACGCGCTCCTCAACGCAATTATGGTATTGAATTAGCAGTAGATTGGCAACCGAGTGATAAATGGAAGTTGGGAAGTACATTAACTTGGAGCGAAGGGGAAAGGGAGGACTCAGAAACAGGTGAATTTGTAGCAATTACTGGCTATGAAATTTCACCTCTGAAACTCACAGCATATTTGGAAAATGAAACTTTACCTGGTTGGAATAACCGACTGCAAGCATTATATATTGGTAATAGAGACCGTGCTTTTGATGCAGGAATTGACCCAATTGGTATAGACAGTTATTTGGTCATGGATTTAATTAGTAGTTTGAAACTTGGTAATGGGACGCTGAGTTTGGGTGTCAGGAATTTGTTGAATAACCAATACTTAAATGTCGTTAGCCAAATTAATGGAGGTTATGACGATTCCTATGCTGTCGCTTCAAGAGGGCGAACTTTCACCTTAAATTATCGTTGGAGTTGGTAA
- a CDS encoding iron-siderophore ABC transporter substrate-binding protein gives MGETCVPQNPQRIVVLAQTTLANVLALGVKPIGILGADLPTYLQQARDIQVVGEGWEPDVEKILLLKPDLILGKEYHRTQYNTLSQIAPTVLLEWNGTPSWKQHLEDVAQVLNKTDQAKSLMRNYHQRLEEFKIKMGDRLKNLQISYIDILVGYIWCDVKNSFAGTILADAGLQHPSAQEVVTKGGYITFGLETMPMDADGDVIFTSHWMDEDGAKALKRNQNNPLWRKLKAVEQNQVYVVNRHFWRGSNILAAHKVIDDLFNYLVDAKS, from the coding sequence ATGGGAGAAACCTGTGTTCCCCAGAATCCTCAACGTATTGTTGTTTTAGCTCAAACTACTTTGGCAAATGTTCTAGCTTTAGGTGTGAAACCAATTGGTATACTAGGTGCTGATTTACCTACCTATCTCCAACAAGCCAGGGATATTCAAGTAGTTGGTGAGGGATGGGAACCTGATGTTGAAAAAATTTTGCTGCTTAAACCCGATCTGATTCTTGGCAAAGAGTACCATCGCACACAATATAATACATTATCACAGATTGCTCCAACGGTACTCTTGGAATGGAACGGCACACCTTCTTGGAAACAGCATTTAGAAGATGTTGCCCAGGTTTTAAATAAAACAGATCAAGCCAAATCCTTAATGCGAAATTACCACCAACGGCTGGAAGAATTTAAAATAAAAATGGGCGATCGCCTGAAAAATCTTCAAATTTCCTACATCGATATATTGGTAGGTTATATCTGGTGTGATGTGAAAAATTCCTTTGCAGGGACGATTCTAGCAGATGCAGGTTTACAGCATCCTTCTGCTCAAGAAGTTGTGACTAAAGGTGGATACATTACATTTGGTTTAGAAACCATGCCAATGGATGCAGACGGAGATGTAATTTTTACTAGCCATTGGATGGATGAAGATGGTGCAAAAGCTTTGAAAAGAAATCAAAATAACCCTCTTTGGCGCAAACTCAAAGCCGTAGAACAGAACCAAGTATATGTTGTTAATCGTCACTTTTGGCGAGGTTCAAATATTCTTGCTGCTCACAAAGTCATTGATGATTTATTTAATTATTTAGTAGATGCGAAAAGTTAA